From a region of the Paenibacillus sp. R14(2021) genome:
- a CDS encoding DEAD/DEAH box helicase — protein sequence MSSSSPALAGFHTTLAAWFGHSFGEPTPVQEEAWAAIADGRHTLIAAPTGSGKTLAALLPCLSRLAIAKNNAHGRGTSWLPGVRILYITPLKALNNDIQHHLLGFMEQIEPFGLREGAEAWPIIRSAVRTGDTPSSERARMANRPPDVLVTTPESLYLLLTSDKGRQMLRNVESVIVDEIHSLAGDKRGAHLSLSLERLSALTVFPVQRIGVSATQKPLERVARFLGGWEPDDARNKLKPGEQAAGEIHPLGYAPRAVVIVESAMTKAVQVRVTMPDLNQPVRTRDGVWQPIIERIMALMEGARSVLLFVNSRRLCERLVLRLNEHAGQEFARAHHGSLARERRLEVERMLKAGELRCLVATSSLELGIDVGHVDLVIQVDSPKAAAAGIQRIGRAGHAVGDVSRGYIVARQRSELPEAAVLCRNISRRDIEAITLPHEPLDVLSQHVVSITAAADIGVDALHSLILQSECYRSFPRERLEAALKVLSGFYPFARPLIDWDRTADMIRKRANTAMASVTGAGTIPQSSAYPIHHADSRTHLGELDEEYIAESRVGDVFQLGTSSWMISSIENDRVHVKEAPNRFSEIPFWRAETNSRSVEVGVQLGAFLEQLSVRLNLGGGGDSDSEADRAREDAAAVWLDAEYGLDHHAASELIDLIRAQHRATLLPTERRIVIEHYRDLMNQTRIIIHNPFGRRINRTWLLAIQRQFQRLLPYSIYGNAKDNGIELVVTDWDASWLQTLWQINASSVEPLLTEAITGSPLLAIAFRRIAETSLLLSRSFTRTPMWQKRLRSEELLKQALPYAAHFPYLQEAMRECLHGYLDTNGLKKLLSAVTAGEIEVSVAASKAPSPFAVQFIADYANTMLYEGDGLSEATQLQLLSVSKTLAGQLFGEDAVQRAVNPAVAREEQARLAAGQLIPANAEELYTLLKRRGDMTAEELAGIAGPDAPSWLSALHAGGRAAELRFGDAARWICAEETELYAEFPRSERAIAFIAGRFADNRLSFTEDELRERYPQLSADDAAHAADVLLALDRTEHAPFADERERIWTSRGVARRLVRLTMEQARKGAEAIDPVRWLAQMSLLQHALSGSQLSGIDGLRLVIERLQGFFLPASYWESLIFPARVTGYRKEDLDLLCASGEVIWIGRKVDAEKEGRIAFFLSEVKALYAPVMKAAADTAASAPSRHPQLLALLREGGASFLTKLSRGYGKVPSELLGELLDLVWEGAVSNDQFAPLRLQLATKGKQLARTGSGLGRWYWTGSLADAGDEPARSEERAAASQAGAQGESLPGGRQLDAQALRAVSSDLSASALHWTQHLLDSCGIVSKELVQQLSPFSWDELLPVLKQLEQWGVVTRGLLVEGAGSLQFARREDIEAVRQPLPGQDNDAITVLSATDPANPFGLAADWPSTGSGLGFARKSGNYLVLQHGKWRYWLENNGRHIVDLTPSLKQPDMLENVKPSDEAIPALRNIFRTLLRQQKLSKIKIDRWNGAPVAESPAADMLRALGAERDNRSLVIWPSDLR from the coding sequence ATGTCCTCATCCTCTCCCGCGCTTGCGGGATTCCATACCACGCTTGCCGCCTGGTTCGGTCATTCGTTCGGTGAACCGACGCCCGTTCAGGAGGAAGCATGGGCTGCCATTGCGGACGGCCGGCATACGCTGATCGCTGCGCCAACCGGCTCCGGCAAGACGCTTGCCGCCCTGCTGCCTTGTCTCAGCCGCCTCGCTATCGCCAAAAACAATGCTCATGGCCGCGGGACGAGCTGGCTGCCCGGCGTGCGTATTCTGTATATTACCCCCTTGAAGGCGCTGAATAACGATATTCAGCATCATTTACTCGGATTTATGGAGCAAATCGAGCCGTTCGGACTTCGGGAAGGGGCGGAAGCCTGGCCGATAATCCGCTCCGCCGTCCGTACGGGCGACACGCCTTCAAGCGAGCGGGCACGCATGGCTAACCGGCCGCCGGATGTACTAGTCACGACGCCGGAGTCGCTCTACCTGCTGCTTACTTCGGATAAGGGCCGCCAGATGCTGCGGAACGTGGAGTCGGTCATCGTCGACGAAATTCACAGCCTGGCCGGCGATAAGCGCGGGGCACATCTGTCACTCTCACTCGAGCGGCTGTCCGCGCTGACGGTCTTTCCCGTGCAGCGCATCGGCGTCTCGGCGACGCAGAAGCCCCTGGAGCGGGTCGCTAGGTTCCTGGGCGGCTGGGAGCCGGACGATGCCCGAAACAAGCTGAAGCCGGGCGAGCAGGCTGCAGGCGAGATCCACCCGCTCGGCTACGCGCCGCGGGCGGTCGTCATCGTCGAGAGCGCGATGACCAAAGCTGTTCAAGTCCGCGTAACGATGCCGGACCTAAACCAGCCCGTCCGCACGCGCGACGGCGTGTGGCAGCCGATCATCGAGCGGATCATGGCGCTGATGGAGGGCGCCCGCTCCGTGCTGCTGTTCGTCAACAGCCGCCGGCTGTGCGAGCGGCTCGTGCTTCGGCTTAATGAGCACGCCGGCCAGGAGTTTGCGCGGGCGCATCACGGCAGCCTGGCGCGGGAGCGGCGTCTTGAGGTCGAGCGCATGCTGAAGGCAGGCGAGCTCCGCTGCCTCGTTGCGACCTCATCGCTGGAGCTTGGCATTGACGTGGGCCACGTCGACCTCGTCATTCAGGTCGACTCGCCCAAAGCCGCCGCCGCGGGCATTCAGCGGATCGGCCGCGCCGGGCATGCCGTCGGCGATGTCAGCCGCGGCTATATCGTGGCGCGTCAGCGCAGCGAGCTGCCGGAGGCAGCCGTGCTGTGCCGCAATATTTCGCGGCGGGACATCGAAGCCATTACGCTGCCCCACGAGCCGCTCGACGTGCTGTCGCAGCATGTGGTTTCTATAACGGCGGCTGCGGACATTGGCGTGGACGCACTGCACAGCCTTATTTTGCAAAGCGAGTGTTACCGGTCCTTTCCGCGCGAGCGACTGGAGGCGGCGCTTAAGGTGCTGTCCGGCTTCTACCCTTTCGCCCGCCCGCTCATCGATTGGGACAGGACCGCGGACATGATTCGCAAGCGCGCCAACACGGCCATGGCCTCTGTCACGGGCGCCGGCACCATTCCCCAGAGCTCCGCATACCCCATCCACCATGCCGACAGCCGCACCCATCTCGGCGAGCTGGATGAGGAGTATATCGCGGAAAGCAGAGTTGGTGATGTTTTCCAGCTAGGGACGAGCTCCTGGATGATCAGCAGCATCGAGAACGACCGCGTGCACGTGAAGGAAGCGCCAAACCGGTTCAGCGAGATCCCGTTCTGGCGCGCGGAGACGAACAGCCGAAGCGTGGAAGTGGGGGTTCAGCTCGGCGCCTTCCTCGAGCAGCTGTCCGTCCGGCTGAACCTCGGGGGCGGGGGCGATTCCGATTCGGAAGCCGACCGGGCGCGCGAGGACGCGGCGGCGGTCTGGCTGGATGCGGAGTATGGACTGGACCATCATGCGGCTTCCGAGCTGATCGATCTCATCCGGGCGCAGCACCGGGCGACCTTGCTGCCAACCGAGCGGCGAATTGTCATCGAGCATTACCGCGACTTGATGAATCAAACGCGCATTATTATTCACAATCCCTTCGGGCGGCGCATCAACCGCACCTGGCTGCTGGCGATCCAGCGGCAGTTTCAGCGCCTGCTCCCCTATTCGATATACGGCAACGCAAAGGACAACGGGATCGAGCTGGTCGTGACGGACTGGGACGCCTCTTGGCTGCAAACGCTCTGGCAAATCAACGCCTCAAGCGTGGAACCGCTGCTGACGGAAGCCATTACAGGTTCTCCGCTGCTTGCTATCGCCTTCCGGCGGATCGCGGAGACGTCCCTGCTGCTGTCTCGCAGCTTCACGCGCACCCCGATGTGGCAGAAGCGGCTGCGCAGCGAAGAGCTGCTCAAGCAGGCGCTGCCGTATGCGGCACATTTCCCTTACCTTCAAGAGGCTATGCGGGAATGCCTGCACGGCTACCTGGACACGAACGGATTGAAAAAGCTGCTCTCGGCGGTCACGGCCGGGGAGATCGAGGTATCGGTCGCTGCATCCAAGGCGCCCTCGCCCTTCGCGGTGCAGTTCATCGCGGACTACGCGAACACGATGCTGTACGAGGGCGACGGGCTGAGCGAGGCCACGCAGCTGCAGCTGCTCAGCGTCAGCAAGACGCTTGCGGGCCAGCTGTTCGGGGAAGACGCCGTACAGCGGGCGGTGAATCCCGCCGTCGCAAGGGAAGAGCAAGCGCGGCTCGCAGCCGGGCAGCTCATTCCGGCGAATGCCGAGGAGCTGTATACGCTGCTGAAGCGGCGCGGCGATATGACGGCGGAGGAGCTGGCCGGCATTGCCGGTCCGGACGCGCCGTCGTGGTTGTCCGCGCTGCACGCCGGCGGCCGAGCCGCGGAGCTGCGCTTCGGGGACGCGGCGCGATGGATCTGCGCGGAAGAAACTGAGCTGTATGCGGAATTTCCGCGCAGCGAGCGCGCGATCGCCTTCATCGCCGGACGGTTCGCGGATAACCGGCTGTCCTTCACGGAGGATGAGCTGCGGGAGCGGTATCCGCAGCTCTCCGCCGATGATGCCGCGCATGCCGCGGACGTCCTGCTGGCCTTGGACCGAACGGAGCATGCGCCATTCGCGGACGAACGGGAGCGGATCTGGACAAGCCGCGGCGTCGCCAGGCGGCTCGTCCGGCTCACGATGGAGCAGGCGCGCAAAGGAGCCGAAGCTATCGATCCGGTACGCTGGCTCGCGCAGATGTCCTTGCTGCAGCATGCCTTATCCGGCTCGCAGCTGAGCGGCATCGACGGGCTCCGCCTCGTCATCGAGCGGCTGCAGGGCTTCTTCCTGCCCGCCTCGTACTGGGAGTCGCTGATCTTCCCTGCACGGGTAACAGGCTATCGCAAGGAGGACTTGGACCTGCTCTGCGCCTCCGGCGAGGTGATCTGGATCGGCCGCAAGGTCGACGCCGAGAAGGAGGGCCGCATTGCCTTCTTCCTCTCGGAGGTGAAGGCGCTCTATGCGCCTGTTATGAAAGCCGCTGCAGATACGGCGGCATCGGCTCCGAGCAGGCACCCGCAGCTGCTGGCCCTGCTGCGCGAAGGCGGCGCGAGCTTCCTTACGAAGCTGAGCCGCGGTTACGGCAAGGTGCCGTCCGAGCTGCTGGGCGAACTGCTCGACTTGGTCTGGGAGGGCGCCGTCTCGAACGACCAGTTCGCCCCGCTGCGTCTGCAGCTGGCGACCAAGGGCAAACAGCTCGCCCGCACAGGCTCCGGTCTCGGGCGATGGTATTGGACGGGCTCACTCGCGGATGCAGGCGATGAGCCTGCCCGTTCAGAAGAGCGCGCTGCGGCTTCGCAGGCGGGCGCCCAGGGCGAAAGCCTGCCGGGCGGGCGTCAGCTGGACGCCCAAGCGCTGCGCGCCGTCAGTTCCGACCTATCGGCATCGGCGCTGCACTGGACGCAGCATCTGCTGGACAGCTGCGGCATCGTTTCGAAGGAGCTGGTGCAGCAGCTGTCGCCCTTCAGCTGGGACGAGCTGCTGCCCGTGCTCAAGCAGCTGGAACAGTGGGGCGTCGTCACGAGAGGCCTCCTCGTGGAGGGCGCGGGGTCATTGCAGTTTGCAAGGCGCGAAGATATAGAGGCCGTCCGTCAGCCGCTGCCCGGACAGGATAACGATGCCATCACGGTTCTGTCCGCGACGGACCCGGCCAACCCGTTCGGTCTTGCAGCCGATTGGCCATCGACGGGCAGCGGCCTAGGCTTCGCGCGCAAAAGCGGCAACTACCTGGTGCTGCAGCATGGCAAGTGGCGCTACTGGCTGGAGAACAACGGCCGCCATATCGTTGATTTGACACCGTCTCTTAAGCAGCCGGATATGTTGGAAAACGTGAAGCCTAGCGATGAAGCGATTCCCGCGTTGCGGAACATCTTCCGCACGCTGCTTCGCCAGCAGAAGCTGAGTAAGATCAAAATCGACCGCTGGAATGGCGCGCCCGTCGCGGAATCGCCTGCAGCCGATATGCTGCGGGCGCTCGGCGCAGAGCGCGACAACCGCTCGCTCGTGATTTGGCCGAGCGATTTGCGGTAA
- a CDS encoding C40 family peptidase, with product MKKLSALVIGLAMLFIFQAGSVYADSKMDGVIQDLIGTPYVYTGTTTKGFDCSGFTMYVFKKLGIDIPHASRSQAQLGKKIAKGDLLPGDLVFFNTTGNGISHVGIYVGDGKFAHSSSSKGVTISGLNDSYFGKRYVTARRVMSPETYEKYANDPSDEPGDNDSD from the coding sequence TTGAAGAAGCTTTCTGCACTAGTGATCGGACTTGCCATGCTGTTCATTTTCCAAGCCGGCAGCGTTTACGCCGACTCCAAAATGGACGGGGTTATCCAAGATCTGATCGGAACACCTTATGTGTACACCGGCACGACGACGAAAGGGTTTGATTGCTCCGGATTCACGATGTACGTGTTCAAGAAACTCGGCATCGACATTCCGCACGCATCCCGTTCGCAGGCGCAGCTGGGCAAGAAAATCGCCAAGGGTGATCTACTCCCTGGAGACCTCGTATTCTTCAATACGACAGGCAACGGCATCTCGCATGTTGGCATTTATGTTGGAGACGGCAAGTTTGCACATTCCTCCTCCAGCAAAGGTGTCACGATCAGCGGCTTGAACGATTCCTACTTCGGAAAACGTTATGTCACTGCCCGCCGCGTGATGAGCCCGGAAACGTATGAGAAATACGCTAACGATCCATCCGACGAACCAGGCGATAACGATTCAGATTAA
- a CDS encoding M1 family metallopeptidase: protein MNPRHAKRFLLFALVAVLLGVTARQGFGNAWVSQYTYASAPATPDTAPKPPAVQPAAPEPDSVMQPKPVALSKRVTEYHIDVQLQESTHMLTGEQTVTWINPGKQQVSEMYFHLYPNAFRSKSTTFMRESGGQLREDRATSDSTGYMNLLTLETTEGYSLLPRLHFVQPDDGNPNDLTLAKLRLPSPVAPGKSVTLRMKFEVKLPEVFARMGYSGNFVMAGQWFPKLCVYETAGTRGRATEGWNVHQYHGNSEFYSDFGIYSVNINVPAAYKVAATGFQTKASIVSEGRKTYPFYADDVHDFGWSASPDFVYSEEPFSTESIPGVRIKLYLDPLHAKYKDRYMHAAKSALAKYAQWYGAYPYSTLSVVVPPKGGNGAGGMEYPTLITAFSAENDNPGYDLERTVVHEIGHQYWYGMIASNEFEEAWLDEGFTSYAEDKVMESEYGVSPNLPVEASYMTDPAPLKQLSWSYHSNNHYAENVYMRAKLVLVGIEKQVGDATMRKIMRTYFQKYKFKHPSTADFQRVVELVTKTKWNDYFSHFVYGDAMSDYSVASIHVTPVKQDGQTQYESVVLIKKTGGSFGPVSILFHFADGTVMPKVWDGQEAHIQYKIVHSAKLLWAAVDPQNDNVLDNKHINNFMKAEIEEKTRTRWSVGAAKLIESILSSLAW, encoded by the coding sequence ATGAATCCACGTCACGCCAAACGTTTTCTGCTCTTCGCCCTCGTCGCCGTGCTGCTCGGCGTAACGGCGCGGCAAGGGTTCGGGAATGCCTGGGTCTCGCAATATACGTATGCTTCCGCGCCAGCGACGCCGGACACCGCGCCTAAGCCGCCGGCCGTTCAACCGGCCGCTCCCGAGCCCGACAGCGTCATGCAGCCCAAGCCGGTAGCGCTCAGCAAGCGCGTCACCGAGTATCACATCGACGTGCAGCTGCAGGAAAGCACGCATATGCTGACCGGCGAGCAAACCGTCACTTGGATAAACCCGGGGAAGCAGCAGGTGTCCGAAATGTATTTTCACCTGTACCCGAACGCTTTCCGCTCCAAAAGCACGACGTTCATGCGTGAATCCGGCGGTCAATTGCGGGAAGACAGGGCGACCTCGGACAGCACCGGCTACATGAACCTGCTGACGCTGGAGACGACGGAGGGCTACAGCCTGCTGCCGCGCCTTCATTTTGTACAACCCGACGACGGCAACCCGAACGATCTCACGCTGGCCAAGCTCAGGCTGCCAAGCCCCGTCGCACCGGGCAAAAGCGTCACGCTGCGCATGAAGTTCGAGGTCAAGCTGCCCGAGGTATTCGCACGCATGGGGTATTCCGGGAACTTCGTCATGGCGGGCCAGTGGTTTCCGAAGCTGTGCGTCTATGAGACGGCCGGCACCCGCGGCCGGGCGACGGAAGGCTGGAACGTGCATCAATATCACGGCAACTCCGAGTTTTACAGCGATTTCGGCATCTACAGCGTGAACATCAACGTGCCCGCGGCGTATAAAGTGGCGGCGACCGGCTTCCAGACGAAAGCCTCCATCGTATCGGAAGGCCGCAAAACGTATCCATTCTATGCCGACGACGTGCATGATTTCGGTTGGTCGGCCTCGCCGGATTTCGTCTACTCGGAGGAGCCCTTCTCGACCGAGAGCATTCCGGGCGTCCGCATCAAGCTGTACCTGGACCCGCTCCATGCCAAATACAAGGATCGCTACATGCACGCTGCCAAATCGGCGCTTGCGAAATACGCGCAGTGGTACGGCGCTTATCCGTATTCCACGCTCTCCGTGGTCGTACCGCCCAAGGGCGGCAACGGCGCGGGCGGCATGGAGTATCCGACGCTCATCACCGCCTTCTCCGCCGAGAACGACAATCCCGGCTACGACCTGGAGCGCACCGTCGTGCACGAGATCGGCCATCAATACTGGTACGGCATGATCGCCTCCAACGAGTTCGAGGAAGCTTGGCTGGACGAAGGCTTCACCTCTTATGCAGAGGATAAGGTCATGGAGAGCGAATACGGCGTATCGCCGAACCTGCCCGTGGAAGCCAGCTACATGACCGACCCCGCACCTCTGAAGCAGCTGTCCTGGTCCTATCACAGCAACAATCACTACGCGGAAAATGTGTACATGCGCGCCAAGCTGGTACTGGTCGGCATCGAGAAGCAGGTCGGCGATGCGACAATGCGCAAAATCATGCGGACCTACTTCCAGAAGTATAAATTCAAGCATCCCTCCACCGCGGACTTCCAGCGTGTTGTCGAATTGGTCACGAAGACGAAATGGAACGACTACTTCAGCCACTTCGTGTACGGCGACGCCATGTCGGACTATTCGGTCGCCTCCATCCATGTGACGCCTGTCAAGCAGGATGGCCAAACCCAGTACGAATCCGTCGTGCTGATCAAGAAAACCGGCGGCAGCTTCGGACCTGTCTCTATTCTGTTCCACTTCGCCGACGGGACGGTCATGCCGAAGGTGTGGGACGGACAGGAAGCCCATATCCAGTACAAAATCGTGCACAGCGCCAAGCTGCTCTGGGCGGCAGTGGATCCGCAGAACGACAACGTGCTCGACAATAAGCATATCAATAATTTCATGAAAGCCGAGATCGAGGAGAAAACCCGCACGCGCTGGAGCGTCGGCGCCGCGAAGCTGATCGAGAGCATCCTCTCCTCGCTCGCCTGGTAA
- a CDS encoding YwhD family protein, with amino-acid sequence MSEQNNEQQPPEKKERKSLSLNVVSNKEHKGFGAGTIDLSDVACVIIDQGEAYIDVGAMHAKSKIEKGIKFSVNKEDVPNGRSCWIVWVAVDRNEEGSFYAGATACPMLIDTEARRGWKILAQHVNNLDYAIKRRFVLDELGAEEKAALKALLVKHNAEWWDRSSDKLKDALNV; translated from the coding sequence GTGAGCGAACAAAATAATGAACAGCAGCCGCCGGAGAAGAAAGAACGGAAGTCTCTCTCTCTGAACGTGGTGAGCAATAAGGAACATAAGGGCTTTGGTGCGGGGACGATTGATTTGAGCGACGTCGCCTGCGTCATCATCGACCAGGGCGAAGCTTATATCGATGTAGGCGCGATGCATGCCAAGAGCAAGATCGAGAAGGGTATCAAGTTTAGCGTGAACAAGGAAGACGTGCCGAATGGCCGTTCATGCTGGATCGTATGGGTAGCGGTTGACCGCAATGAGGAAGGCTCGTTCTATGCGGGGGCGACAGCCTGCCCGATGCTGATCGACACGGAAGCACGCAGAGGCTGGAAAATTCTCGCGCAGCACGTGAACAATCTCGACTACGCGATCAAACGCCGGTTCGTGCTGGATGAGCTGGGTGCGGAAGAGAAGGCGGCGCTCAAGGCGCTGCTGGTGAAGCACAACGCGGAGTGGTGGGACCGTTCGTCGGATAAATTGAAGGATGCGCTGAACGTATAA
- a CDS encoding transglycosylase domain-containing protein, with product MRRFRITPGGGKLRLPITLRAERWTPLLRRLRKGLFYAGCALLVLFMAAFGFLYYLRVQALPASSISQTSQMLDLQGHVIDTFHAGENRQSVPLKDISPYLVEATLAIEDQRFYDHLGFDMKGMARAAVVNFTHFSREQGASTLTQQLARNLYLTHERTWSRKFKEAMYTIQLEMHYSKDEILSLYLNQIYYGHGAYGAEAASELYYGKHASELTLAESAMLAGIPKGPKYYSPYMDMKNAKDRQRTILQTMADQGIIQQNDAEAAGAEMLSFVPLGTSKQTGIAPYFRDYVRYMAVDKLGIDEGMLSEGGIRIYTTLDPEAQRAAEAAVAAGIPEQSEQQAALVSLDPRTGYIKAMVGGRDYKTNQFNRVFADTRQPGSSFKPFLYLTALQEGVMTPVSQFKSAPTVFTYDDGRKTYAPSNYNDKYTNGLIDMRQAIATSDNIYAVNSIMKVGPEKVIDMARKLGIDSPMKPVPSLALGTFPVSPFEMASAFGTFANGGVRVEPTAILRIEDSKGEVLYEAKPAAIPVVDAAHAYVLTSLMESVFETGGTGSRVSAMIKRPVAGKTGTTATDAWLVGYTPELATAVWVGYDKGRKLTPAEAHRAAPIFADYTEKALSAVPPKIFPLPDGVVSVYIDPESGKLAGKTCPARRLETFVSGTQPVEVCGVHGDTAASASGDSDAKAAQSKSWWKQLKRWWSN from the coding sequence ATGAGACGATTTCGTATCACGCCGGGCGGCGGCAAGCTCCGGCTGCCAATTACGCTGCGAGCCGAGCGGTGGACGCCGCTGCTGCGCCGCTTGCGCAAGGGGTTATTCTATGCGGGCTGCGCGCTGCTTGTGCTGTTTATGGCAGCCTTCGGCTTCCTCTATTATTTGCGAGTGCAGGCGCTCCCTGCTTCCTCCATCAGCCAGACGTCGCAGATGCTCGACTTGCAGGGCCATGTCATCGATACGTTTCACGCCGGGGAGAACCGGCAGTCCGTGCCACTTAAGGACATCTCGCCTTACCTCGTGGAGGCGACGCTTGCGATAGAGGATCAGCGGTTCTACGATCATCTGGGTTTCGATATGAAAGGGATGGCCCGCGCCGCGGTCGTCAACTTCACGCATTTCTCCCGCGAGCAGGGTGCAAGCACGCTGACCCAGCAGCTGGCGCGAAACCTGTATTTGACGCATGAGCGGACGTGGTCAAGGAAGTTCAAGGAAGCGATGTATACGATCCAGCTGGAGATGCATTACTCCAAGGACGAGATTCTCTCCCTGTATCTCAATCAAATCTACTACGGCCACGGCGCATACGGCGCGGAAGCGGCGTCGGAGCTCTATTACGGTAAGCACGCCTCCGAGCTGACGCTCGCGGAAAGCGCGATGCTAGCAGGCATTCCGAAGGGGCCCAAATATTACTCTCCGTATATGGATATGAAAAACGCCAAAGACCGGCAGCGGACCATTCTGCAGACGATGGCGGATCAAGGCATTATCCAGCAGAACGATGCCGAAGCCGCCGGCGCCGAAATGCTGAGCTTCGTCCCGCTCGGAACAAGCAAGCAAACCGGGATCGCACCGTATTTCCGGGACTACGTCCGGTATATGGCTGTCGATAAGCTCGGCATCGACGAAGGGATGCTGAGCGAAGGCGGCATCCGCATCTACACGACGCTGGACCCCGAAGCGCAGCGGGCCGCGGAGGCGGCCGTCGCCGCAGGGATTCCCGAGCAATCGGAGCAGCAGGCCGCGCTCGTCTCGCTCGATCCGCGCACGGGCTACATTAAAGCCATGGTCGGCGGCCGCGACTACAAGACCAATCAATTCAACCGCGTGTTCGCTGATACGCGGCAGCCCGGCTCGTCCTTCAAGCCGTTTCTCTACTTGACGGCACTGCAGGAGGGTGTCATGACGCCGGTCTCGCAGTTCAAGAGCGCGCCGACCGTCTTCACCTACGATGACGGCCGCAAGACGTACGCGCCAAGTAACTACAACGACAAATACACGAATGGGCTTATCGATATGCGGCAGGCCATTGCGACGTCCGACAATATCTATGCGGTCAATTCCATTATGAAGGTCGGCCCCGAGAAGGTCATCGACATGGCGAGAAAGCTCGGCATCGACAGTCCGATGAAGCCGGTCCCGTCGCTCGCGCTCGGGACGTTCCCGGTCAGCCCGTTCGAGATGGCTTCCGCGTTCGGGACGTTCGCGAACGGCGGCGTGCGCGTGGAGCCGACGGCAATCCTGCGCATCGAGGACAGCAAGGGCGAAGTGCTCTATGAAGCGAAGCCGGCCGCAATTCCGGTCGTCGACGCCGCACATGCCTATGTGCTGACGAGCCTTATGGAGAGCGTGTTCGAGACGGGCGGCACGGGCAGCCGCGTGTCCGCCATGATCAAGCGGCCTGTCGCGGGCAAGACCGGCACGACCGCGACAGACGCCTGGCTCGTCGGCTATACGCCGGAGCTGGCAACGGCCGTGTGGGTCGGCTACGACAAAGGGCGGAAGCTCACGCCCGCGGAAGCCCACCGCGCAGCGCCGATCTTCGCCGACTATACGGAGAAGGCGCTCTCGGCGGTCCCGCCGAAGATCTTCCCGCTGCCGGACGGCGTCGTCTCCGTCTATATCGATCCCGAGAGCGGCAAGCTCGCAGGGAAGACCTGCCCTGCCCGCCGGCTGGAAACCTTCGTCAGCGGCACGCAGCCGGTAGAGGTCTGCGGCGTGCACGGCGATACGGCCGCGTCCGCAAGCGGCGACAGCGACGCGAAGGCCGCGCAGTCGAAGAGCTGGTGGAAGCAGCTCAAGCGCTGGTGGTCGAACTAG
- the speE gene encoding polyamine aminopropyltransferase: MELWYTEKQTPSYGITAKVKETYVSEQTEFQKLDMIETEEFGTMLVLDGMVMTTDKDEFVYHEMVAHPVLYTHPNPRKVLVVGGGDGGVIREILKHPNVEKAVLVDIDGKVIEYSKKYLPNIACGLDDPRVEVIVNDGFMHIHDHKNEYDVVMVDSTEPVGPAVNLFTRGFYQGIYDALKEDGIFVAQTDNPWFTPDLISSVNRDVKEVFPIVRVFWANVPTYPSGLWTFTMGSKKYDPLLVEESSIPEIDTKYYSPRLHKAAFVLPKFVEDLVK; encoded by the coding sequence ATGGAATTGTGGTACACGGAGAAACAAACGCCGTCTTACGGCATTACGGCGAAAGTGAAGGAAACCTACGTAAGCGAGCAAACGGAGTTCCAGAAGCTCGATATGATCGAAACCGAGGAATTTGGTACGATGCTTGTCTTGGACGGCATGGTCATGACGACTGACAAGGATGAGTTCGTTTACCATGAAATGGTGGCGCATCCCGTGCTCTACACGCATCCAAACCCGCGCAAAGTGCTTGTGGTCGGCGGCGGCGACGGCGGCGTAATCCGCGAAATCCTGAAGCACCCGAACGTGGAGAAAGCCGTGCTTGTCGATATCGACGGCAAGGTTATCGAATATTCGAAGAAATATTTGCCGAACATCGCGTGCGGCCTCGACGACCCGCGCGTCGAAGTCATCGTGAACGACGGCTTCATGCATATCCATGATCACAAGAACGAATACGACGTCGTTATGGTAGATTCCACGGAGCCTGTCGGCCCGGCAGTCAACCTGTTTACACGCGGCTTCTACCAAGGCATCTATGATGCGCTGAAGGAAGACGGCATCTTCGTCGCGCAAACGGACAATCCATGGTTCACGCCGGATCTGATCTCGAGCGTCAACCGTGACGTGAAGGAAGTATTCCCGATCGTGCGCGTATTCTGGGCGAACGTTCCGACGTACCCAAGCGGCCTCTGGACCTTCACGATGGGCAGCAAGAAGTACGATCCGCTTCTTGTAGAAGAGTCCAGCATTCCTGAAATCGACACCAAATATTACTCCCCGCGTCTGCACAAAGCGGCATTTGTTCTGCCGAAATTTGTTGAAGATCTCGTGAAGTAA